One genomic region from Natrinema caseinilyticum encodes:
- a CDS encoding KH domain-containing protein, with translation MQHVKIPQDRVGVLIGEGGETMREIEAEAEVRLDIDSENGSVAVETVGDPVRGLKGPEIVRAIGRGFAPEDALRLLEDDMMLFDIVDIDAASRNKNDMKRKKGRLIGEGGRTRELMEELTGADVVIYGSTLGIIGAPQEVDAVRSAAEMLLDGAPHGAVYSFLEEKHNEMKHQGMEYHRFPGNQS, from the coding sequence ATGCAGCACGTGAAGATTCCGCAGGACCGCGTCGGTGTTCTTATCGGTGAAGGAGGCGAGACGATGCGCGAGATCGAGGCGGAAGCGGAAGTGCGACTCGACATCGACTCGGAGAACGGCTCCGTCGCCGTCGAGACTGTCGGGGACCCCGTCCGCGGCCTCAAGGGTCCCGAAATCGTTCGCGCCATCGGACGCGGGTTCGCACCCGAAGACGCCCTGCGATTGCTCGAGGACGACATGATGTTGTTCGACATCGTCGACATCGACGCCGCGTCGCGCAACAAAAACGACATGAAACGAAAGAAGGGCCGCCTCATCGGCGAGGGCGGCCGAACCCGCGAGTTGATGGAGGAACTGACCGGCGCGGACGTCGTCATCTACGGCTCGACGCTCGGTATTATCGGCGCGCCACAGGAAGTCGACGCCGTCCGCAGCGCCGCCGAGATGCTCCTGGACGGCGCCCCTCACGGCGCAGTCTACTCCTTCCTCGAGGAGAAACACAACGAGATGAAACACCAGGGAATGGAGTATCATCGATTCCCGGGCAACCAGTCCTGA
- a CDS encoding metallophosphoesterase produces the protein MNIGIISDTHDNAAATERAVEIFHDAGVEVVIHCGDFVAPLMVPYFDEFELHGVLGNNDGDAANLQAAFDSLGGESQLHGRFADLEFDGLSIAALHGEQKAEVEAIAAGETYDFVCYGHHHQRELSEDGRTTVLNPGAHFLTKTDEDRSVAILDTLSESVRFRSVLE, from the coding sequence ATGAACATCGGTATCATTTCGGACACACACGACAACGCGGCGGCGACCGAACGTGCGGTCGAAATCTTTCATGACGCCGGCGTCGAGGTCGTCATCCACTGCGGCGACTTCGTCGCGCCGCTGATGGTCCCCTACTTCGACGAGTTCGAACTCCACGGCGTCCTCGGGAACAACGACGGCGACGCGGCCAATCTCCAGGCGGCGTTCGACTCGCTCGGCGGCGAGAGCCAGCTTCACGGCCGCTTCGCCGACCTCGAGTTCGACGGCCTCTCTATCGCAGCGCTTCACGGTGAGCAGAAAGCGGAGGTCGAGGCGATTGCCGCCGGCGAGACGTACGACTTCGTCTGTTACGGCCACCACCATCAACGCGAACTCTCCGAGGACGGTCGGACGACGGTACTCAATCCCGGCGCTCACTTCTTGACGAAGACCGACGAGGACCGAAGCGTTGCAATCCTCGACACGCTGTCGGAATCGGTGCGGTTCCGGTCGGTTCTCGAGTAG
- the rio1 gene encoding serine/threonine-protein kinase Rio1 produces the protein MGQGTEYGLVDREGADTPGDEWEEIDVSDTEADRIARERDREFDQFQERIKDADQFKVEQSVFDDATFAALYKLVQDGYVEAFGGPLSTGKEANVYHALGDDREVAVKIYRINASNFRQMRDYLEGDPRFEGLGGKKKDVVLAWTRKELANLERAKAAGVRVPEPIAAERNVLVMEYIGNEDGRAKRLGEVHIENPRTAYEVMREYMRRLYSAGLIHGDLSEYNVVFDEGQLVIIDLGQAVTVHHPNSRDFLERDCRNVVSFFSRQGLDVTEADLLEFVTSPEPDPSRD, from the coding sequence ATGGGACAGGGAACGGAATACGGGCTGGTCGACAGGGAGGGCGCCGATACCCCCGGGGACGAGTGGGAGGAGATCGACGTCTCGGACACGGAAGCGGACAGGATCGCCCGGGAGCGCGACCGCGAGTTCGACCAGTTCCAGGAGCGGATCAAGGACGCCGACCAGTTCAAGGTCGAGCAGTCGGTGTTCGACGACGCGACCTTCGCGGCGCTGTACAAGCTCGTCCAGGACGGCTACGTCGAGGCGTTCGGCGGCCCGCTGTCGACGGGCAAGGAGGCCAACGTCTACCACGCGCTGGGCGACGACCGCGAGGTCGCGGTCAAGATCTATCGGATCAACGCCTCGAACTTCCGGCAGATGCGCGACTATCTCGAGGGCGACCCGCGCTTCGAGGGCCTGGGTGGAAAGAAGAAGGACGTCGTCCTCGCCTGGACCAGAAAGGAACTGGCGAACCTAGAACGCGCGAAGGCGGCCGGCGTGCGGGTGCCCGAACCGATCGCCGCCGAGCGCAACGTGCTGGTCATGGAGTACATCGGTAACGAGGACGGCCGCGCGAAACGGCTCGGTGAGGTCCACATCGAGAATCCCCGAACGGCCTACGAGGTCATGCGCGAGTACATGCGCCGACTCTACTCGGCCGGGCTGATCCACGGTGACTTGAGCGAGTACAACGTCGTCTTCGACGAGGGCCAGCTCGTAATCATCGACCTCGGACAGGCCGTCACCGTCCACCACCCCAACAGCCGGGATTTTCTCGAGCGAGACTGTCGGAACGTCGTCTCGTTTTTCTCCCGTCAGGGGCTGGACGTGACCGAAGCCGACCTGCTCGAGTTCGTCACGAGTCCGGAGCCGGATCCGTCTCGAGACTAA